One Nitrospirae bacterium YQR-1 DNA window includes the following coding sequences:
- a CDS encoding AtpZ/AtpI family protein produces the protein MTAQKKSGIFRHLFFAGQVGLNLVVATSVGYIIGSGLDSFFKTAPWLTIIFLIFGIISGFLEMFRLVQRAMKDND, from the coding sequence TTGACAGCTCAAAAAAAATCAGGCATATTCAGGCATTTATTTTTTGCAGGTCAGGTTGGTCTTAATCTGGTGGTTGCAACTTCTGTTGGATATATAATCGGTAGCGGACTGGACAGCTTTTTTAAAACTGCTCCTTGGCTTACAATTATATTTTTAATTTTTGGAATCATATCCGGTTTCTTAGAGATGTTTCGTCTTGTTCAAAGAGCCATGAAAGACAATGATTAA
- the nrfD gene encoding polysulfide reductase NrfD, giving the protein MTILRFSKDLFKHITTGKRAYFIWLGVLAVVMLNALISYINQLTHGLIVTNMRDQVSWGFYIANFTFLVGVAAAAVILVIPSYVYHFKPIKEIVLFGEMVAVTAVLMCLLFVVVDLGKPLASWHLFVTPNFPSSILMWDVIVLNGYLILNSLAVIYVLYCAANGREYKMYIMWPLVLISIPWAFSIHTVTAFLYNGLSSRPFWNASIIAPRFIASAMCSGPALMILVFQIARKVSDIEVNDKAIFKIAELIAYAMGVNLFLYGAEIFKEFYSMSIHVAPLEYMFHGLKGHTLLVPFTWTALVFNLIAFVVLLSPGLRNRFLYLNIACVLVFIGVYIEKGMGFVIPGFVPDTLGEIYDYLPSYTEISVSAGIWAFGAFFYTLLLKTAIPIYKGELSFLSHNMRRNLKESH; this is encoded by the coding sequence ATGACAATTTTAAGATTTAGCAAGGATTTATTCAAGCACATCACTACAGGAAAAAGAGCGTATTTTATATGGCTTGGGGTTTTAGCCGTAGTAATGTTAAATGCGTTAATTTCCTATATTAATCAACTAACTCATGGGTTAATCGTTACAAATATGAGAGATCAGGTTTCTTGGGGTTTTTATATAGCAAATTTTACTTTTCTGGTTGGTGTGGCGGCGGCGGCTGTTATACTTGTAATACCGTCGTATGTTTATCATTTTAAGCCGATAAAGGAAATAGTGCTTTTTGGTGAGATGGTAGCCGTGACTGCTGTTTTAATGTGTCTGCTTTTTGTAGTAGTAGATTTAGGTAAACCATTAGCATCATGGCATTTATTTGTGACACCGAATTTTCCCAGTTCAATACTCATGTGGGATGTTATTGTGCTGAATGGTTATCTTATATTAAATTCTTTAGCGGTTATTTATGTTCTTTATTGTGCAGCCAACGGTCGGGAATATAAAATGTATATTATGTGGCCATTAGTATTAATATCAATACCATGGGCATTTAGCATTCATACAGTAACTGCCTTTTTATACAATGGTTTATCCTCACGGCCTTTTTGGAATGCTTCAATAATAGCGCCGAGGTTTATTGCATCAGCGATGTGTTCGGGGCCGGCACTCATGATACTGGTGTTTCAGATTGCCAGAAAAGTCTCCGACATAGAGGTTAATGATAAGGCAATTTTTAAAATTGCAGAGCTGATAGCTTATGCTATGGGTGTTAATCTTTTTCTGTATGGAGCAGAAATATTTAAAGAATTCTACTCAATGAGCATACACGTAGCGCCTCTGGAGTACATGTTTCATGGACTTAAGGGACACACACTTTTAGTGCCGTTTACATGGACTGCATTGGTATTTAACCTGATTGCATTTGTTGTTTTACTTTCACCCGGATTAAGAAACAGATTTTTATACCTAAATATTGCCTGTGTACTGGTTTTTATCGGAGTCTATATAGAAAAAGGTATGGGCTTTGTAATTCCAGGATTTGTGCCGGATACACTTGGTGAGATATATGACTATCTGCCCTCCTATACTGAGATAAGTGTAAGCGCAGGAATTTGGGCTTTTGGAGCATTTTTTTATACACTTCTACTTAAGACTGCTATTCCGATATATAAGGGTGAACTAAGTTTTCTTTCTCACAATATGCGCCGCAACTTGAAGGAGTCGCATTAA
- a CDS encoding 4Fe-4S dicluster domain-containing protein, translating into MNRRGFLKSAALGVGGILLPAKDSDASVWEAFFQKHFREMNDKEKKDVVARLEIEYMQKYKKRITVKSTPALPNVLYGYGLDLSRCIGCRRCVYACVTENNQSRKPQIHYITVLQFKQGEKWVSDLEEAKKYYNAEEVPEAGHFYMPVQCQQCERPPCVKVCPTQATWKEPDGIVVVDYNWCIGCRYCMAACPYGARKFNWGEPEIPLDEINTETHYLGNRPRLRGAVEKCTFCVQRVRENPGRYPACVEICPVGARKFGNLLDPNSEIRTLIETKRVFRLKEELNTQPKFYYFFSL; encoded by the coding sequence ATGAACAGAAGAGGTTTTTTAAAAAGTGCAGCTCTTGGTGTCGGCGGTATTTTACTTCCTGCTAAAGACAGCGATGCCTCTGTTTGGGAAGCTTTTTTTCAAAAGCACTTTAGAGAGATGAATGATAAGGAAAAAAAGGATGTTGTTGCAAGGCTTGAAATAGAATATATGCAAAAATACAAGAAGCGGATAACAGTCAAATCAACACCTGCGCTTCCTAACGTTCTCTACGGATACGGCCTTGATTTATCCCGCTGTATTGGTTGCAGAAGATGTGTTTATGCTTGTGTTACAGAAAACAATCAATCACGCAAACCACAAATTCATTATATAACTGTTTTACAGTTTAAACAGGGAGAGAAGTGGGTCAGTGATCTTGAAGAGGCAAAGAAGTACTACAATGCTGAGGAGGTGCCTGAGGCAGGGCATTTTTATATGCCTGTACAGTGCCAGCAGTGTGAGCGCCCGCCATGCGTTAAGGTGTGCCCTACTCAGGCTACGTGGAAGGAACCGGATGGTATTGTAGTTGTTGATTATAACTGGTGCATCGGGTGCAGATACTGTATGGCGGCCTGCCCCTATGGTGCTCGCAAGTTTAACTGGGGAGAGCCGGAGATTCCACTGGATGAGATCAATACTGAAACTCATTATCTTGGCAATAGACCGCGCTTAAGAGGCGCTGTTGAGAAATGCACTTTTTGTGTGCAGAGGGTTAGGGAAAACCCAGGCCGCTACCCTGCATGTGTGGAAATCTGCCCGGTTGGGGCTAGAAAGTTTGGCAATTTACTCGATCCAAACAGTGAAATACGTACTCTAATAGAGACTAAGCGAGTCTTTCGTCTTAAAGAAGAGTTAAACACTCAACCTAAGTTTTACTATTTCTTTAGTTTATGA
- a CDS encoding response regulator, protein MISETQHIRIKHDVSVLYVEDDVATRETLVHYLEKNVRSLFVAANGSEGLSLFDSCEPELVITDIRMPVMDGLMMSKAIKERKQSVPIIVITSYNDLNFLLSAIDIGIDKYLVKPVKFEQLNSAIVSCANAIYQQRQIIKLNAALQKSIKKLSEKTLYLDSILRSSSDVGIVAMDLDFCIRYYNPAAEKFLGVKIERAKGFPIPELFQKAELRATFLDIAAAVSRDTDYKFPLTTKIENKSYLLECRLSGIWEHNSEIAGFVLTVHDITERHNREELIKASLREKEVLLREVHHRVKNNMQIISSLLRLQSRYIEDEKLLAIFKDSEYRIKSMALIHEKLYKSNDMSSIDFAAYVKSLTSGLYSSYLTPVNVPLKVDIGGVTLGIDTAIPCGLIINELISNSLKYAFVTGAGGEISVLMRQIEDGYFELTVRDTGVGIPKNVDFRNSDTLGFQLVVSLSEEQLHGSISLSRECGTAFTIKFKELNDYHDSRPQKHNN, encoded by the coding sequence ATGATAAGTGAGACTCAACATATTCGTATAAAGCATGATGTGTCGGTGCTTTATGTAGAGGATGACGTGGCGACAAGGGAGACTCTTGTCCACTATTTAGAAAAAAATGTTAGATCACTTTTCGTAGCCGCAAACGGCAGTGAAGGCCTCTCTTTGTTTGATTCTTGTGAACCGGAGCTGGTAATCACCGATATACGTATGCCTGTCATGGATGGGCTGATGATGTCAAAGGCAATAAAGGAAAGGAAACAGTCTGTTCCAATAATTGTTATAACTTCTTATAATGATCTCAATTTTCTTCTGTCTGCTATAGATATAGGGATAGATAAATATCTGGTTAAACCAGTTAAATTTGAACAACTTAATTCAGCAATAGTCAGTTGCGCAAATGCAATTTATCAGCAGCGGCAAATAATCAAATTAAACGCTGCTCTGCAAAAAAGCATTAAGAAACTAAGTGAAAAAACATTGTATCTTGACAGCATTTTGCGCTCCTCTTCAGACGTTGGAATTGTTGCCATGGATCTCGATTTTTGTATAAGGTACTATAACCCTGCAGCTGAGAAATTTCTTGGCGTGAAAATAGAAAGAGCTAAAGGTTTTCCTATTCCAGAGTTATTTCAGAAAGCGGAATTACGTGCCACTTTTTTAGATATTGCTGCTGCGGTAAGCAGGGATACAGATTATAAATTTCCGTTAACCACAAAAATTGAAAACAAGTCGTATCTTCTGGAGTGCAGACTTTCAGGGATATGGGAGCATAATTCAGAAATTGCCGGTTTTGTGTTGACAGTTCACGATATTACCGAACGGCACAACAGAGAAGAACTTATTAAGGCCTCACTTAGAGAAAAAGAGGTTCTTCTGCGGGAGGTTCATCATCGTGTAAAAAACAATATGCAGATAATTTCAAGCCTGCTCAGATTACAATCAAGGTATATAGAAGATGAAAAACTCTTAGCCATATTTAAAGACAGCGAGTACAGGATTAAGTCTATGGCGCTTATTCACGAAAAACTTTATAAATCAAATGATATGTCAAGTATTGACTTTGCCGCTTATGTCAAGAGCTTAACATCTGGTCTTTACAGCTCCTACTTGACCCCTGTCAATGTACCTCTTAAAGTTGACATAGGTGGTGTTACCCTGGGCATTGATACTGCTATTCCCTGTGGACTTATAATCAATGAGTTAATTTCAAATTCTCTGAAGTATGCGTTTGTCACCGGTGCGGGAGGTGAGATTTCTGTTTTAATGCGTCAAATTGAGGATGGTTATTTCGAGCTTACCGTCAGGGACACAGGCGTGGGAATACCTAAAAATGTGGATTTCAGAAATTCTGATACGCTTGGATTTCAACTTGTAGTAAGTCTCTCGGAGGAGCAGCTGCATGGTTCTATTTCATTGAGTAGAGAGTGTGGTACCGCCTTTACTATAAAATTTAAAGAACTAAACGATTATCATGACAGCAGGCCGCAGAAGCACAATAATTAG
- a CDS encoding HEAT repeat domain-containing protein, translating into MFEGIRIKKILVRLEEAKTEDDQIKAIDDLISFGSAAFIRVVDIFRNRKINYERFHYIAQKICDETCLYEVLPLIGDRQSDVRMVAKELILKKWKEQSIPFLIEYLKSPDMTTRSNATELLGVIKSQQAVPKLVLIFSECDAETKKNIIKILSETGGPTASKVIIGALNDSTISVKVAAVRALGAMKERDAVMQLVDKLSEDDSLIRRATLEALGSIGDKRAAYPMLSMLRDHDMMIRQKAVDYILQVADADVIPDVIGLMRDKDVNVRRCAVDVLNGLRDQRTSEVLLKAMKDSDWWVRQIATDALSELKGENIVKFFIIMLKDAGDESMRRLAAEFFSRVPDESALEPLIKALDDTDWWVREKAVAALGTLKNPRAIEPLSKMMDDEEIKGVIPDALLKIGGKDVIPPLLTLMNDRQKRVRVEALRALGKLRMPETVPQIKELLNADDDDVKMEAVEALKKITGKVFKAGDARSMDSGAIGTRTIMGHILPEGSIQTETILVLDLCNSTGIANMYGDQFALNLTKTLTEKVKPISKRQQAQFLKSTGDGFLITFPKVKNAVTFAFDLLREIAKYNEAAQESAHIDLRFAINLGETRTDAKGDRLGVATNMTFRVEGVKAADLVPMEGGMKPGDMPLVNRVFVTEHVIEEAKKMDGIKIQPVGFFELKGISGLHKVFELKYTG; encoded by the coding sequence ATGTTTGAAGGAATAAGGATAAAGAAAATTCTTGTCAGACTTGAGGAGGCAAAGACTGAGGATGATCAAATCAAGGCTATTGATGATCTGATATCTTTTGGAAGCGCAGCTTTTATTCGAGTTGTTGATATTTTCAGAAACAGGAAAATCAATTATGAACGATTCCACTATATAGCACAGAAGATATGTGACGAAACGTGCCTTTACGAGGTGTTGCCATTAATTGGTGACAGGCAAAGCGATGTCAGAATGGTAGCAAAAGAATTAATACTGAAAAAGTGGAAGGAACAGTCAATCCCTTTTCTTATCGAGTACCTAAAATCGCCGGATATGACAACCCGCTCAAATGCCACAGAGTTGTTAGGTGTTATAAAGAGCCAGCAGGCTGTACCAAAACTTGTACTTATCTTTAGCGAGTGTGACGCCGAAACAAAGAAAAATATAATAAAAATATTATCTGAAACCGGAGGCCCTACAGCATCAAAGGTTATAATAGGGGCGCTTAACGATAGCACAATTTCTGTAAAAGTGGCGGCTGTAAGAGCCCTGGGTGCTATGAAAGAGCGCGATGCAGTGATGCAATTAGTTGATAAGCTCTCAGAAGATGATTCTCTGATAAGACGAGCTACTTTAGAGGCGCTTGGTTCAATCGGGGACAAACGTGCAGCATACCCTATGCTTTCCATGCTCAGGGACCACGATATGATGATCAGGCAAAAGGCCGTTGATTACATCCTCCAGGTGGCGGACGCCGATGTTATTCCTGATGTAATCGGTCTAATGCGAGATAAGGACGTAAATGTGAGGCGCTGTGCAGTGGATGTTTTAAACGGCCTCAGAGACCAAAGAACCTCAGAAGTGCTGCTTAAAGCCATGAAAGACTCCGACTGGTGGGTGCGTCAAATTGCAACCGATGCACTGTCGGAGCTAAAGGGCGAAAATATAGTTAAGTTCTTTATTATTATGCTGAAGGATGCCGGAGATGAAAGCATGAGGCGTCTTGCTGCTGAGTTTTTTTCCAGAGTTCCTGACGAATCTGCACTAGAGCCTTTAATTAAGGCACTTGACGATACAGATTGGTGGGTTAGGGAAAAAGCAGTGGCGGCATTAGGAACGCTGAAAAACCCCCGTGCCATCGAACCCCTTTCAAAAATGATGGATGATGAAGAAATAAAAGGTGTTATACCGGATGCTCTTTTAAAAATCGGTGGAAAAGATGTTATTCCTCCGCTTCTGACACTAATGAATGACAGGCAGAAGCGTGTACGCGTAGAGGCTCTGAGAGCGCTGGGTAAACTTAGAATGCCTGAAACTGTTCCTCAAATTAAGGAACTGCTTAATGCCGATGATGATGATGTAAAAATGGAAGCCGTGGAGGCCTTAAAGAAAATAACCGGTAAAGTATTTAAAGCCGGTGACGCCAGATCGATGGATAGCGGCGCTATCGGAACCAGAACAATTATGGGTCATATCCTTCCTGAGGGCTCAATCCAGACAGAGACAATTCTTGTTCTGGATTTATGTAACTCAACAGGCATTGCAAATATGTACGGTGACCAATTTGCACTTAATTTGACTAAAACACTCACAGAGAAAGTCAAACCTATCTCAAAGCGGCAGCAAGCACAATTTTTAAAAAGCACAGGAGACGGATTTCTCATAACTTTCCCGAAAGTTAAAAACGCTGTTACTTTTGCTTTCGATCTTCTCAGGGAAATTGCTAAGTACAACGAGGCTGCTCAGGAATCTGCTCATATAGACCTGCGTTTTGCTATTAATTTGGGTGAGACCAGAACTGATGCCAAGGGAGACAGACTGGGTGTTGCCACTAATATGACTTTTCGGGTGGAGGGTGTAAAAGCAGCAGATTTAGTTCCCATGGAGGGCGGCATGAAGCCTGGTGATATGCCTCTTGTAAACAGAGTTTTTGTTACTGAGCACGTCATCGAGGAGGCTAAAAAAATGGATGGAATTAAAATTCAGCCGGTCGGTTTCTTTGAGCTCAAAGGTATTTCCGGACTTCATAAAGTATTTGAACTTAAATATACTGGTTAG
- a CDS encoding cyclic nucleotide-binding domain-containing protein — translation MRRIAIKESYKDGQVIFKETSYGEGTYVILSGKVQIVKKINNANVVIATLEKGDYFGEMSYLDRQPRSASAIAVGDVQCGLLDKNFLEEEINKTSEEFRLILTTLVERLRQTTSQLVSLTSENHILKK, via the coding sequence ATGAGAAGAATAGCTATAAAAGAGTCATACAAGGACGGACAGGTAATATTTAAAGAGACTAGCTATGGTGAGGGTACTTATGTGATACTTTCCGGTAAAGTACAAATTGTCAAAAAGATAAATAACGCCAATGTGGTGATAGCGACTCTTGAAAAAGGCGATTATTTTGGCGAAATGAGTTATCTAGACAGACAACCCCGCTCAGCTTCAGCCATAGCCGTGGGTGATGTGCAGTGCGGACTTCTTGATAAAAATTTTTTAGAAGAAGAAATCAATAAAACATCTGAGGAGTTTCGCCTGATATTAACTACTTTGGTAGAAAGACTTAGACAGACTACGTCTCAGCTGGTATCGCTTACATCGGAAAACCATATTTTAAAAAAATAA
- a CDS encoding NAD(P)/FAD-dependent oxidoreductase yields MDRPANIQKEASGRKRVVIVGAGFGGLWAAKSLAKKNVDVLLIDRNNYHTFFPLLYQVAAAELEPEDIVYPVRSIIRNYSNIKFILADIEKIDFSNKIVKSCDYAIHYDYLVLATGTITQFFETPGAEQYAFQLKNLQQGVELRSHILNCFELASRKITEAHKQSLLTFTVVGGGPTGVEFSGALAELIHGPFKKDFPNIDFNYVHVILIEAANSLLVSFPKNLRDYAQGRLSRMGVEIMLQTFVSHVTEQTVHLKDKGVIPTETVLWTAGVCADPITEKWGLPTTRNNLVKVLPTLALESYPEVFAIGDVSSIDEGRRQLPMTAPVAIQQGVLAAKNIMAAITEKPLENFTYKDRGAMVTIGRNSAVALIGKKTFTGFFAWIIWLVIHLMNLIGFRNRLMVLINWAVDYVFFERAIRLIFPAPKQKKPPRSST; encoded by the coding sequence ATGGACAGACCGGCAAATATACAAAAGGAAGCATCGGGGCGTAAGCGTGTTGTCATAGTGGGGGCAGGTTTTGGGGGTCTCTGGGCGGCAAAGAGCCTTGCTAAGAAAAATGTTGATGTTTTGCTTATTGACAGAAACAACTACCACACTTTTTTCCCACTTCTTTACCAGGTAGCCGCTGCAGAGCTTGAGCCCGAAGATATTGTCTATCCTGTAAGAAGCATAATAAGAAATTATTCCAATATAAAGTTTATTTTGGCTGATATTGAAAAAATAGATTTTTCAAATAAAATAGTGAAAAGCTGTGATTATGCCATTCACTATGACTACCTTGTGCTTGCAACCGGCACGATAACGCAATTTTTTGAGACACCGGGAGCAGAGCAATATGCTTTTCAGCTTAAAAACCTTCAACAGGGGGTTGAGTTAAGAAGCCACATATTAAACTGCTTTGAGCTGGCCTCAAGGAAAATCACTGAAGCACATAAGCAGAGCCTGCTTACGTTTACCGTGGTTGGAGGGGGGCCAACCGGTGTTGAATTCTCGGGAGCGCTTGCCGAGTTGATTCACGGGCCGTTTAAAAAGGATTTTCCCAACATAGACTTCAACTACGTCCATGTGATACTGATAGAGGCGGCAAACTCATTGCTTGTGTCGTTTCCAAAAAATCTCAGAGACTATGCCCAGGGCAGACTCAGCCGTATGGGGGTTGAGATAATGCTTCAGACCTTTGTCTCTCATGTTACTGAACAGACCGTTCACCTGAAAGACAAGGGAGTGATTCCCACTGAAACAGTGCTTTGGACTGCCGGGGTGTGTGCAGACCCGATTACAGAGAAATGGGGATTACCCACAACCCGCAACAATTTGGTAAAGGTGCTGCCCACACTGGCACTTGAGTCCTATCCCGAGGTTTTTGCTATCGGTGATGTGTCCTCCATAGATGAGGGCAGACGCCAATTGCCGATGACAGCCCCTGTTGCCATACAACAGGGGGTGTTAGCCGCTAAAAATATAATGGCCGCTATAACTGAAAAGCCGCTTGAGAACTTTACCTATAAAGACAGGGGGGCTATGGTTACAATAGGACGCAATTCAGCCGTTGCTCTTATCGGTAAAAAAACCTTTACCGGTTTCTTTGCATGGATAATTTGGCTTGTCATTCATCTTATGAATCTTATCGGCTTTAGAAACCGGCTCATGGTGTTGATTAACTGGGCGGTTGATTATGTGTTCTTTGAGCGGGCGATAAGGCTGATTTTCCCGGCCCCTAAACAGAAGAAGCCTCCCCGTAGCAGCACTTGA
- a CDS encoding pyruvate kinase has product MEIHATIGPKSKNEGTLRELIKAGVTAFRLNMSYVAPGEMAGLIDVIRNISSTVRIGADIKGRKLRIGPIEKPIHLTADSLLTLIPSETEFTGGATGVCINYPQIAALPAPGTKILLDDGAITLTVTDLTKEAITCRVIKGGQLTSRAGLNLPGIALNLPPLTDKDTEDLSEVSSAGIDFLYFSYVETKEDITALREASKAAGFNVPIVSKVESMYAVKNVTEICGHSDAICIARGDLGVEVPHASLPYVVRDITAAAKAAGKPVLLAGEVMFSLISREVPFRAELTDVVVAIESGIDGFILSDETAVGINPAIAVNYIMSIAKEVYNRVQRK; this is encoded by the coding sequence TTGGAAATCCATGCAACCATAGGGCCTAAAAGCAAAAATGAAGGCACACTTAGAGAGCTGATTAAAGCAGGCGTTACGGCGTTTCGTTTAAATATGTCTTATGTTGCACCCGGTGAGATGGCGGGGTTAATTGATGTTATAAGAAATATCTCTTCAACTGTAAGAATCGGCGCCGATATCAAAGGCAGAAAGCTCAGAATAGGCCCCATTGAAAAACCTATCCACCTGACTGCGGATTCCCTGCTCACACTGATTCCCTCAGAAACAGAATTTACAGGCGGCGCCACCGGCGTGTGCATAAATTACCCGCAAATTGCCGCTTTGCCCGCACCCGGAACTAAGATTTTACTTGATGACGGTGCAATCACTCTTACAGTCACAGACCTCACAAAAGAAGCTATCACCTGCAGAGTCATAAAAGGCGGGCAGCTCACAAGCCGCGCCGGACTCAACCTGCCGGGCATTGCACTAAACCTTCCACCCCTCACTGACAAGGATACGGAGGATTTGTCTGAAGTATCCTCAGCCGGCATCGATTTTCTTTACTTTTCATACGTTGAGACTAAGGAGGATATCACTGCACTAAGGGAAGCCTCAAAAGCAGCAGGCTTTAACGTCCCGATAGTGTCAAAGGTGGAGTCGATGTATGCGGTTAAAAACGTCACGGAAATCTGCGGCCACTCAGATGCAATATGCATCGCAAGGGGAGACCTTGGCGTTGAGGTTCCTCATGCCTCACTCCCATATGTTGTCAGGGATATAACGGCAGCTGCAAAAGCAGCAGGAAAGCCTGTTTTGCTGGCCGGTGAGGTTATGTTTTCTCTTATCTCAAGAGAAGTGCCCTTCAGAGCGGAACTCACTGACGTTGTTGTGGCCATCGAGAGCGGTATTGACGGTTTTATACTGTCAGATGAAACCGCTGTCGGTATTAACCCTGCCATCGCTGTCAATTATATAATGTCTATCGCTAAAGAAGTATATAACAGAGTTCAGAGGAAGTAA
- a CDS encoding hybrid sensor histidine kinase/response regulator, producing MAQLKFIHKILCVDDNENNLFSLEVLLSEINNCRVLKAQSGHAALDILIAVDIDIILLDVQMPEMDGFELAELLKSNKRTKDIPIIFLTAVFKSDEFIKKGYRTGAVDYLTKPVNDDQLLNKISLYLKLCDREKELRDLNNSLIERVQEELRLNRQKDFMMIQQSRLASMGELIMQIAHHWRQPINIIGLLIQDLLDAYDSGELTREYLAVNIEKSMRTLTEMSDTIDEFRRYTKSSLTNEPFDLREIVEKTVALIEPIFKYDGISIESEYPAENIIISGFVGQYSQVLINLLNNAKDAIIEHKPENPLIRVQLYKDGENSVLSVADNGGGIAPGIIERICEPYFTSKEGSNGTGLGLFVAKNFIEKNMHGKLLYQNIEGGAEFKIVI from the coding sequence ATGGCTCAACTAAAATTCATACATAAAATTCTCTGTGTTGACGACAATGAAAATAATCTGTTTTCACTTGAGGTGTTATTATCAGAGATAAACAACTGCCGCGTATTAAAAGCACAGTCCGGGCACGCCGCGTTGGATATTTTAATTGCCGTGGACATTGATATTATTCTTTTAGATGTACAGATGCCGGAGATGGATGGTTTTGAGTTGGCAGAGCTCTTAAAATCAAATAAACGCACTAAAGACATCCCGATAATATTTTTAACAGCTGTGTTTAAATCCGATGAGTTCATCAAAAAAGGATACAGAACCGGTGCGGTTGACTATCTTACCAAGCCTGTCAATGACGATCAATTGTTAAATAAGATATCCCTGTATCTTAAACTCTGCGACAGGGAAAAAGAGTTGCGTGACTTAAACAACTCTCTGATAGAGCGGGTGCAAGAGGAGTTGCGGTTAAACAGACAAAAGGACTTCATGATGATTCAGCAGTCGCGGCTGGCCTCAATGGGAGAGCTGATAATGCAGATAGCGCACCACTGGCGTCAACCCATAAACATAATCGGCCTTCTCATACAAGACCTGCTGGATGCCTACGACAGCGGTGAATTAACACGTGAGTATCTGGCTGTAAATATCGAAAAGAGCATGAGAACACTGACTGAAATGTCTGACACCATTGATGAGTTCAGAAGATATACAAAGTCATCATTGACCAATGAGCCTTTTGACTTGCGGGAAATAGTTGAAAAAACCGTAGCTCTCATTGAGCCCATATTCAAATATGACGGCATCAGTATTGAATCTGAGTATCCTGCCGAAAATATAATAATATCTGGTTTTGTCGGGCAGTACAGTCAGGTGCTGATTAATTTATTAAACAACGCCAAAGATGCCATAATAGAACACAAACCGGAAAATCCTTTAATAAGAGTACAATTGTACAAGGATGGTGAAAACTCTGTGCTGTCTGTAGCCGACAATGGAGGGGGCATAGCCCCAGGTATTATAGAACGAATTTGCGAACCTTATTTTACATCAAAAGAAGGAAGTAACGGCACAGGGCTGGGGCTTTTTGTAGCAAAAAATTTTATTGAAAAAAATATGCACGGCAAACTCCTTTATCAAAATATTGAGGGCGGCGCCGAGTTTAAAATTGTTATATAG
- a CDS encoding Uma2 family endonuclease: MKAGTIESDLDLTEIINGEEIMGPSPFGHHQRIVGTLQDIIRQHIKVTKSGEVFLSPLDVILEEGINRVQPDILFIRTENMGIFQDWVRGVPDMVCEVISPGTYEKDTAVKRSIYEKYRVPEYWIVLPESKTVEILTIDGDNYKLHSFAALDGVVTSKAIEGLEVNIRDIFE, encoded by the coding sequence ATGAAAGCGGGAACTATTGAAAGTGACTTAGACTTAACGGAAATCATCAACGGAGAGGAAATCATGGGGCCTAGTCCATTTGGACACCATCAGAGAATTGTCGGCACACTGCAGGATATTATACGTCAACATATCAAAGTGACAAAGTCGGGTGAGGTTTTTTTATCTCCGCTTGATGTAATCCTTGAGGAAGGTATTAACAGGGTCCAACCCGATATACTTTTTATAAGAACAGAGAACATGGGTATTTTTCAGGATTGGGTAAGAGGTGTACCCGATATGGTATGTGAAGTAATCTCACCGGGAACATACGAAAAAGATACCGCCGTTAAAAGGTCTATCTACGAAAAGTATAGAGTGCCGGAGTACTGGATAGTTCTACCTGAGTCTAAAACTGTCGAAATATTAACCATCGATGGTGATAATTATAAACTGCATTCCTTTGCAGCACTTGACGGCGTTGTTACGTCTAAAGCCATAGAAGGGCTTGAAGTTAACATCAGGGATATATTCGAATAA